The Sphingobacterium bambusae genome includes a window with the following:
- the holA gene encoding DNA polymerase III subunit delta has product MNVNAILTDIKKRKFSVVYLLHGDESYYIDLISDALEKEVLSDAQKGFDQTVLYGKDSSIVNIVNAAKRYPMMSDHQLIIIKEAQDLKWKSEEELLLKYVERPTPSTILVIAYKYAKFDKRKKIYKAFEKTGTVVESAKLYDNKVGEWIVDQFRTSNRAIHPQAAAMMADYLGTDLSKIANEIDKLLLNVPKEQEIQALHIEQNIGISKDFNVFELQSALAKRNVVKAIQIVDYFVANPKSNPLPMVIGNLGTYFTKILKYHYLPDKSPQVAAKQLGVHTFFLKEYEGAARNFNRRKTFDIIHQLSAYDLKTKGMDVGPFTDSGDILRELVFKILN; this is encoded by the coding sequence ATGAATGTGAATGCGATCCTTACCGATATAAAAAAGAGAAAGTTCAGCGTGGTCTATCTGTTGCACGGCGACGAATCCTATTATATTGATTTGATTAGTGATGCGCTGGAAAAAGAGGTGTTGAGCGATGCTCAGAAGGGATTTGATCAAACCGTGCTATACGGCAAGGATAGTAGCATTGTGAACATCGTCAATGCGGCCAAACGATATCCGATGATGAGCGATCATCAATTGATTATCATTAAGGAAGCGCAGGATTTGAAATGGAAGTCGGAAGAAGAATTGCTGCTCAAGTATGTGGAGCGTCCAACGCCGAGTACCATCCTCGTCATCGCCTACAAATATGCTAAGTTTGATAAGCGCAAAAAGATCTATAAAGCTTTTGAAAAGACAGGAACCGTGGTCGAATCTGCCAAACTTTACGACAACAAAGTGGGGGAATGGATCGTTGATCAATTTCGAACTTCTAACAGGGCGATACACCCGCAAGCTGCAGCTATGATGGCTGACTACTTGGGGACGGATCTCTCCAAGATCGCGAATGAGATTGATAAGCTTTTGTTAAATGTGCCTAAGGAGCAGGAAATACAAGCCCTACATATCGAGCAAAATATTGGAATCAGTAAAGATTTTAACGTATTTGAACTGCAGTCGGCACTCGCAAAGCGCAATGTGGTCAAAGCGATCCAAATTGTGGATTACTTTGTGGCTAATCCGAAATCGAATCCCTTGCCGATGGTCATTGGCAACTTGGGGACTTATTTTACGAAGATTTTAAAATACCACTACCTGCCAGATAAATCTCCGCAGGTAGCGGCTAAGCAATTGGGCGTACATACTTTCTTTCTCAAGGAGTATGAAGGAGCTGCCCGTAATTTCAACCGTCGGAAAACCTTCGATATCATCCATCAGCTCAGTGCATATGACTTAAAAACCAAAGGTATGGATGTTGGCCCTTTTACAGATAGTGGCGACATCCTGCGAGAACTGGTGTTTAAAATCCTGAACTAG
- a CDS encoding type I restriction enzyme HsdR N-terminal domain-containing protein: MFEPIPLNLPPYLSKITQKESKLFIFDELRKKDLVLTPEEWVRQHWIHYLHNHKQYPKALMQIEGGLKLNSLQKRSDLLIYNNAGEKILLAEFKAPTVKITESVFQQIANYNSIHRIPLLLVSNGMEHYYCKIDFVENNFYFLQELPNYNSALNL; this comes from the coding sequence ATGTTTGAGCCCATTCCGCTAAATTTACCACCCTATTTATCAAAAATCACACAAAAGGAAAGTAAGCTCTTTATTTTTGACGAGCTGCGAAAAAAGGATCTAGTGTTGACACCAGAAGAATGGGTAAGGCAGCACTGGATACACTATCTGCACAACCACAAACAGTACCCTAAAGCGTTGATGCAAATTGAAGGGGGCTTGAAACTGAACAGTCTCCAAAAACGAAGCGATTTATTGATATACAACAATGCGGGCGAGAAGATACTTTTGGCAGAGTTTAAGGCGCCAACTGTCAAAATTACCGAAAGCGTTTTCCAGCAAATAGCCAACTACAACAGCATCCATCGGATACCCTTACTTTTGGTTAGCAATGGCATGGAGCACTATTATTGCAAGATAGACTTTGTAGAGAACAATTTTTATTTTTTACAGGAACTGCCAAATTATAATTCGGCGCTTAATTTGTAG
- the clpP gene encoding ATP-dependent Clp endopeptidase proteolytic subunit ClpP has protein sequence MNIDKNEFRKYAIQHHRIGSQHVDGYISRVQQNMPTNLTPYIIEERQMNVAQMDVFSRLMMDRIIFLGDGINDQVANIVQAQLLFLQSTDAQRDIQIYINSPGGSVYAGLGIYDTMQYISPDVATICTGIAASMGAVLLVAGAKGKRAALRHSRVMIHQPSGGAQGVASDMEINLREMLKLKEELYTIISEHSGQSYEWVEKSSDRDYWMKAAEAKEFGMIDEVLLPKKDVK, from the coding sequence ATGAACATAGATAAAAACGAATTCAGAAAATATGCCATTCAACATCACCGTATCGGCAGCCAACATGTAGACGGTTACATCTCCCGTGTTCAGCAAAACATGCCGACCAACCTCACGCCTTACATTATTGAAGAGCGTCAGATGAATGTAGCCCAAATGGACGTATTCTCCCGTTTAATGATGGACAGAATCATCTTCTTGGGGGATGGCATCAACGATCAGGTAGCAAATATTGTACAAGCACAATTGCTTTTCTTACAATCTACCGACGCACAACGTGACATTCAAATTTACATTAACTCTCCAGGAGGAAGTGTATATGCCGGTTTAGGCATATATGATACGATGCAATATATTTCGCCTGATGTGGCTACTATCTGTACCGGTATTGCTGCTTCTATGGGTGCGGTGTTATTGGTGGCAGGAGCTAAAGGTAAAAGAGCTGCATTGCGTCATTCACGTGTGATGATTCACCAGCCTTCAGGCGGAGCACAGGGTGTTGCTTCCGACATGGAGATCAACTTGCGTGAAATGTTGAAATTAAAAGAAGAATTATATACCATTATTTCTGAGCATTCGGGACAGTCTTATGAATGGGTAGAAAAATCATCGGATCGCGATTATTGGATGAAAGCGGCCGAAGCGAAAGAATTTGGTATGATTGATGAGGTATTACTACCGAAAAAAGACGTAAAATAA
- the clpX gene encoding ATP-dependent Clp protease ATP-binding subunit ClpX, producing the protein MSKVNNRDIRCSFCGISKNDAQMLIAGDGAHICDRCVTQAGEILAEELKQRKSKSLQTTLKLVRPMEIKQHLDQYVIGQDDAKKVISVSVYNHYKRLNQKVDKDEIEIEKSNLIIVGETGTGKTLLAKTVAKILNVPFCIVDATVLTEAGYVGEDVESILTRLLQAADYDVAAAERGIIYIDEIDKIARKSDNPSITRDVSGEGVQQALLKILEGTNVNVPPQGGRKHPDQKMISVNTSNILFICGGAFDGIQKKIANRLRTQTVGYKMKEDEEDIDLTNLYKYITPQDLKNFGLIPELIGRLPVLTYLNPLDKETLLSILTEPKNALIKQYMKLFQYEGVELVFDEEVYSFIVDKAWEFKLGARGLRSICEAIMLDAMFEIPSTKEDSGEKTFHINLDYAKKKFAKSDIKKLQVA; encoded by the coding sequence ATGAGTAAGGTTAATAACAGAGATATCCGTTGCTCTTTCTGCGGCATCAGCAAAAATGATGCGCAGATGCTTATTGCGGGTGACGGCGCTCATATTTGTGATCGATGTGTTACGCAAGCTGGCGAGATCCTTGCCGAGGAGCTTAAGCAGCGCAAGAGTAAGTCCTTGCAGACCACGTTGAAGCTGGTGCGCCCCATGGAGATCAAGCAACACCTTGACCAATATGTAATCGGGCAGGATGACGCGAAAAAGGTCATATCAGTTTCCGTGTACAACCACTACAAAAGGCTTAACCAAAAGGTAGACAAAGACGAAATCGAGATTGAAAAATCAAATTTGATTATTGTTGGCGAAACCGGGACAGGTAAGACCTTATTGGCAAAAACGGTAGCCAAGATCCTTAACGTACCTTTCTGTATTGTTGATGCGACGGTCTTAACAGAAGCAGGATATGTTGGGGAAGACGTGGAAAGTATTCTTACTCGCTTGTTGCAAGCGGCGGATTACGATGTGGCAGCAGCTGAACGCGGCATCATTTACATCGATGAGATCGATAAGATAGCACGTAAGAGCGACAATCCATCCATCACGCGTGATGTATCAGGCGAAGGTGTACAACAGGCATTATTGAAGATCTTGGAGGGCACCAATGTCAACGTTCCACCTCAAGGTGGACGTAAGCATCCTGATCAGAAGATGATTTCCGTAAACACTAGCAACATCCTCTTTATCTGTGGTGGTGCTTTTGACGGTATACAAAAGAAAATTGCAAACCGTTTACGTACGCAGACGGTGGGTTACAAGATGAAGGAAGATGAAGAAGATATCGATCTTACGAATCTATATAAGTATATCACGCCACAGGATCTGAAAAACTTCGGGCTTATCCCGGAATTGATCGGACGCTTACCGGTATTGACTTACCTGAACCCGTTAGACAAGGAAACACTGTTGAGTATATTGACAGAGCCGAAGAATGCGCTGATTAAACAATATATGAAACTATTCCAATATGAAGGTGTAGAACTGGTCTTTGACGAGGAGGTCTACAGCTTTATCGTGGATAAAGCTTGGGAGTTTAAACTTGGTGCCCGTGGCCTGCGAAGTATTTGCGAGGCGATTATGCTGGATGCGATGTTCGAAATACCATCCACCAAGGAAGACAGCGGCGAGAAAACCTTCCACATCAATTTGGACTATGCCAAAAAGAAGTTTGCTAAATCAGACATCAAAAAGCTACAAGTTGCATAA
- a CDS encoding AMP nucleosidase, giving the protein MTKKKTVETPITPGLKSKKDIVNNWLPRYTGCPLEEFEPYVLLTNFSKYLKMFSEMNDNAPIYGEDKAMQACTAGGITIINFGIGSPMAATIMDLLSAINPKAVLFLGKTGGLKKKIPVGELILPIAAIRGEGTSNDYFPQEVPSLPSFALQKAISTTIRDYSRDYWTGTVYTTNRRVWEHDKAFKKYLRSIRAMAVDMETATIFSVGFSNKIPTGALLLVSDQPMVPEGVKTSESDLAVTAKYVETHLNIGIDALKQLINNGLTVKHLKF; this is encoded by the coding sequence ATGACAAAAAAGAAAACAGTAGAAACGCCCATCACGCCGGGATTAAAATCAAAGAAAGACATTGTGAACAACTGGTTGCCCCGCTACACCGGCTGCCCACTGGAAGAGTTTGAACCTTATGTGCTATTGACCAATTTTTCGAAATACCTGAAGATGTTCTCGGAAATGAACGACAATGCCCCCATCTATGGTGAAGACAAAGCGATGCAGGCCTGCACGGCAGGCGGAATAACTATCATCAACTTTGGTATCGGTAGCCCCATGGCCGCAACAATCATGGATCTTCTTTCGGCCATCAACCCAAAAGCCGTTTTATTTTTGGGGAAAACAGGCGGTCTGAAGAAAAAGATTCCCGTAGGCGAACTGATTCTTCCTATTGCAGCTATCCGCGGCGAAGGTACATCCAATGACTACTTTCCGCAAGAAGTTCCTTCCCTTCCTTCCTTTGCTCTACAGAAAGCTATTTCAACGACGATTCGAGACTATTCTAGAGACTATTGGACGGGAACGGTATATACCACCAATCGCCGCGTGTGGGAACACGACAAGGCCTTTAAAAAATACCTCCGCTCTATTCGCGCGATGGCGGTAGATATGGAGACAGCAACCATTTTTAGTGTTGGCTTTTCAAACAAAATTCCTACGGGTGCGTTATTATTGGTATCCGATCAGCCGATGGTACCGGAGGGCGTAAAAACTTCCGAGAGTGACTTGGCGGTAACGGCAAAATACGTGGAAACACACCTGAACATCGGTATCGATGCATTAAAACAACTCATCAATAACGGATTGACGGTGAAACATCTGAAATTTTAA
- a CDS encoding pyridoxal-phosphate dependent enzyme, with protein MWYNNILETIGNTPLVKLNKVTKHLQGTILAKIETTNPGNSIKDRMAIKMIEDAEKSGLLKPGGTIIEGTSGNTGMGLAMAAVVKGYRCIFTTTDKQSKEKIDALRAFGAEVIVCPTNVAPEDPRSYYSVSSRLEKEVPNAWKANQYDNPSNAQAHYEQTGPEIWEQTAGKITHLVVGVGTGGTISGAARYLREKNPSIKVWGIDTYGSVFKKYKETGILDKNEIYPYITEGIGEDFLPANVDFSVIDHFEKVTDKDAALMTREIARQEGIFAGNSAGSAIAGLLQLGHSLAADDLVVVIFHDHGSRYMGKMYNEDWLRERGFLQDKKLTAKAILAKRGHQDTVTADVQHSIMETFNLMKALNISQIPVTQQGMVISKVTESDILNALLDNAALKSAPVETIASKGFPFVDLNTSIDKISTLIDKDNQAVLVEDQSGKINIITQYDIINAISEI; from the coding sequence ATGTGGTATAACAACATCTTGGAAACCATTGGCAATACGCCTTTAGTCAAACTCAACAAAGTAACGAAGCATCTGCAGGGAACCATTCTGGCAAAGATCGAAACTACCAATCCGGGAAATTCGATCAAAGATAGAATGGCTATCAAGATGATTGAGGATGCGGAAAAATCGGGTTTGCTCAAACCTGGAGGAACGATTATCGAGGGCACTTCAGGTAATACCGGAATGGGCTTGGCCATGGCGGCGGTGGTAAAGGGTTACCGTTGTATCTTCACAACGACGGATAAACAGTCTAAAGAAAAAATCGATGCGCTGCGCGCCTTCGGCGCGGAGGTAATCGTATGCCCAACGAATGTGGCACCGGAAGATCCCCGATCATATTATTCGGTTTCTAGCCGCTTGGAAAAAGAAGTGCCTAATGCCTGGAAGGCCAATCAGTATGACAACCCTTCCAATGCGCAGGCACATTATGAACAAACGGGTCCCGAGATATGGGAACAAACTGCAGGGAAGATTACCCATTTGGTCGTCGGGGTAGGCACTGGAGGAACGATATCGGGTGCAGCTCGGTATCTACGCGAAAAAAATCCGTCCATTAAAGTTTGGGGAATCGATACCTATGGCTCCGTATTTAAAAAATATAAGGAAACGGGCATACTCGATAAAAACGAAATATATCCGTACATCACCGAAGGTATTGGTGAAGATTTTTTGCCCGCCAATGTAGACTTTTCCGTGATTGATCACTTTGAGAAAGTGACCGATAAAGACGCAGCACTGATGACGCGGGAGATTGCACGTCAAGAAGGTATATTTGCTGGAAACTCGGCAGGCTCAGCGATTGCCGGATTGCTACAGCTGGGGCATTCTCTAGCGGCGGACGATCTCGTTGTGGTGATCTTTCATGATCACGGATCCCGCTACATGGGCAAGATGTATAACGAAGATTGGCTGCGCGAACGCGGCTTCTTGCAGGATAAAAAGCTAACGGCCAAAGCAATCTTAGCAAAACGTGGTCATCAGGATACCGTTACTGCCGATGTGCAGCACAGCATCATGGAAACGTTTAATCTCATGAAAGCGTTAAATATTTCCCAGATCCCCGTAACGCAGCAAGGGATGGTGATCAGCAAGGTAACGGAATCGGACATCTTGAATGCGCTCTTAGACAATGCAGCCTTAAAATCTGCTCCTGTGGAAACCATTGCGAGCAAAGGCTTTCCTTTTGTTGACCTTAACACTTCTATCGATAAGATTTCGACCCTAATCGACAAAGATAACCAAGCCGTATTGGTAGAAGATCAGTCAGGAAAAATAAATATCATTACACAGTACGATATTATCAATGCTATTTCCGAGATTTAG
- a CDS encoding FkbM family methyltransferase: protein MERNSKLKRFEYWIKARIGKIAFIDIEHRIAKRWYGSDYGGFYVHPDVLHQDSIVYSFGIGQDVSFDKAIIQAHQCQVFGFDPTPKSITWIGEQQLPKQFHFYPVGLGTKTEEVKFHLPKNKDHVSGSVFDHKLVSEEDYVAVPLKSFADILLDTGHQAIDVLKMDIEGSEYVVIESILQAGIPIKQLLLETHERFFEDGREKGERFFQTLYDHGYRIFAISDTYQEISLIKV from the coding sequence ATGGAAAGAAACAGTAAACTTAAACGGTTTGAATACTGGATTAAAGCAAGAATCGGTAAAATAGCCTTTATTGACATCGAACATCGTATCGCTAAACGATGGTATGGTAGCGACTATGGAGGTTTCTATGTACACCCCGATGTGCTCCACCAAGATTCCATTGTTTACTCTTTCGGTATCGGTCAGGATGTATCATTTGACAAGGCTATTATACAAGCCCACCAGTGTCAGGTATTTGGTTTTGACCCCACGCCTAAATCTATCACTTGGATAGGCGAGCAGCAATTGCCGAAACAGTTTCATTTCTATCCGGTTGGTTTAGGCACGAAAACAGAAGAAGTAAAATTTCATCTCCCCAAAAATAAGGACCATGTATCAGGCAGCGTTTTTGACCACAAGCTGGTCAGTGAGGAAGATTATGTTGCTGTTCCCTTAAAAAGCTTTGCAGACATCCTTCTGGATACAGGACACCAAGCTATCGATGTATTGAAAATGGATATTGAGGGCTCGGAGTATGTAGTAATTGAAAGTATATTGCAGGCAGGTATCCCAATCAAGCAATTGTTGTTAGAAACGCATGAACGCTTCTTCGAAGATGGCCGCGAAAAGGGCGAACGTTTTTTTCAAACGCTCTATGACCATGGCTACCGGATATTCGCCATTTCGGACACCTATCAGGAAATATCGTTGATTAAAGTATAA
- a CDS encoding FtsB family cell division protein: MERFLTLIRNKYLIAGAAFVVWMCFFDRYDVSTQFAYQQEKIKLETEKAFYETEIGQMEKSIKNAQYNPSEIQRIARERYKMKKDNEDVYVIQEVEPSDD, translated from the coding sequence ATGGAACGATTTCTAACACTTATCCGAAACAAGTATCTGATTGCAGGGGCGGCTTTTGTCGTTTGGATGTGTTTCTTTGATCGTTATGATGTCAGTACGCAATTTGCCTACCAGCAAGAAAAAATCAAGCTAGAAACAGAAAAGGCTTTTTATGAAACCGAGATTGGGCAAATGGAGAAATCTATTAAAAACGCACAGTACAATCCTAGCGAGATACAGCGTATCGCACGGGAGCGTTATAAAATGAAAAAGGATAACGAAGATGTATACGTTATCCAAGAAGTCGAGCCTAGCGACGATTAA
- the eno gene encoding phosphopyruvate hydratase has product MSLIIDVHARQILDSRGNPTIEVDVTTQNGFVGRAAVPSGASTGIHEAVELRDGDKSKYLGKGVLKAVDNVNTTIAEALKGVDVFEQNTIDKIMIDLDGSENKGVLGANAILGVSLAVAKAAAQESHQPLYRYIGGVNANTLPIPMMNIINGGSHSDAPIAFQEFMIMPVGAPSFSEALRWGTEVFHTLKKLLHDRNLSTAVGDEGGFAPTFDGTEDALDTVLKAIETAGYTPGQDICLALDCASSEFYKDGSYNYAKFEGDKGAIRSSEEQASYLAELTEKYPIISIEDGMAEDDWAGWKTLTEKIGDRVQLVGDDLFVTNTKRLQQGIDNDTANSILVKVNQIGSLTETINAVTLAQNSGYTSVMSHRSGETEDATIADLAVALNCGQIKTGSASRSDRMAKYNQLLRIEEELGVNARFIGKNFKYAIKK; this is encoded by the coding sequence ATGAGTTTAATTATTGATGTTCATGCGCGTCAGATTCTTGATTCGCGCGGTAATCCTACGATCGAAGTAGATGTAACCACTCAAAATGGATTTGTTGGACGTGCAGCGGTTCCTTCTGGAGCTTCTACAGGTATTCACGAAGCTGTTGAATTACGTGATGGCGATAAATCAAAATACTTGGGTAAAGGTGTTTTGAAGGCTGTTGACAACGTTAATACAACAATCGCGGAAGCCTTGAAAGGCGTTGATGTTTTCGAGCAAAACACGATCGACAAAATCATGATCGATTTAGACGGATCGGAAAACAAAGGTGTATTGGGCGCTAACGCTATTCTTGGCGTTTCTTTAGCCGTGGCTAAAGCTGCAGCACAAGAGTCTCACCAACCGTTGTACCGTTATATCGGTGGTGTGAACGCAAACACGTTGCCTATTCCGATGATGAACATCATCAATGGTGGTTCTCACTCCGATGCGCCTATCGCTTTCCAAGAATTTATGATTATGCCTGTTGGCGCTCCTTCATTTTCGGAAGCATTGCGTTGGGGAACTGAGGTGTTCCATACCTTGAAAAAACTTCTTCACGACAGAAACCTATCTACTGCTGTAGGTGACGAAGGTGGTTTCGCTCCAACTTTCGATGGTACGGAAGATGCGTTGGACACGGTGTTGAAAGCAATCGAAACTGCTGGTTACACACCTGGTCAAGATATCTGTTTAGCTTTAGACTGTGCTTCTTCTGAATTCTACAAAGACGGTAGCTACAACTATGCTAAATTCGAAGGTGATAAAGGTGCTATCCGTTCTAGCGAAGAGCAAGCTTCTTACCTTGCTGAATTGACAGAGAAATACCCGATCATCTCTATTGAAGATGGTATGGCAGAAGACGACTGGGCTGGTTGGAAAACATTGACCGAAAAAATCGGCGATCGCGTGCAGCTTGTTGGTGATGATTTGTTCGTAACAAACACAAAACGCTTACAACAAGGTATTGATAACGATACAGCAAACTCTATTTTGGTAAAAGTGAACCAAATTGGCTCATTGACTGAAACAATCAACGCGGTTACACTAGCACAGAACTCTGGTTATACCTCAGTGATGTCTCACCGTTCTGGTGAAACAGAAGATGCAACCATTGCTGATTTAGCAGTAGCATTGAACTGTGGACAGATCAAAACAGGTTCTGCTTCGCGTTCTGATCGTATGGCTAAATACAACCAGCTATTGCGTATCGAAGAAGAATTGGGTGTGAACGCTCGTTTCATCGGCAAAAACTTTAAATACGCGATCAAGAAATAA
- the carA gene encoding glutamine-hydrolyzing carbamoyl-phosphate synthase small subunit — translation MTNYSKLPAILVLEDGTVYHGKAAGKIGTTTGEICYNTGTTGYQEIFTDPSYYGQIMVTTNAHIGNYGIDEDDTESDKIQIAGLVCKNYNINYSRQMADSSIQTYFEEQNLVGISDIDTRSLVRHIRDKGAMNAIISSENLDVESLKAQLAEVPSMEGLELSSVVSTKEPYFYGEENAPTRVAVLDLGIKKNILRNFDARQVYAKVFPAKTTFQEMEAWNPDGYFISNGPGDPAAIVYAIETIKEIVEAEKPMFGICLGHQMLALANGIRTQKMHNGHRGINHPVKNIISNRCEITSQNHGFSVVAEDIEKSDKVEVTHVNLNDNSIEGIRLKGKKAFSVQYHPESSPGPHDSRYLFDDFIAMIKA, via the coding sequence ATGACCAACTACAGTAAATTACCAGCCATTTTGGTGCTTGAAGACGGAACGGTTTATCATGGCAAGGCTGCCGGGAAAATTGGAACGACAACAGGTGAGATCTGTTATAATACAGGTACAACAGGTTATCAAGAGATTTTTACAGATCCGTCCTACTACGGACAGATTATGGTAACCACCAATGCGCATATTGGTAATTACGGTATCGACGAGGATGATACCGAATCGGACAAGATACAAATTGCCGGTTTGGTATGTAAAAACTACAATATCAACTATAGCCGTCAAATGGCGGATTCATCCATTCAGACCTATTTTGAGGAGCAAAATTTAGTGGGTATTTCTGATATAGACACCCGTTCATTGGTGCGTCATATCCGCGATAAAGGTGCCATGAATGCCATTATCTCTTCTGAAAACCTAGATGTGGAGTCGCTTAAAGCACAATTGGCGGAAGTTCCTTCCATGGAAGGTCTTGAGCTCTCGTCTGTTGTTTCTACTAAAGAGCCTTACTTTTATGGGGAAGAGAATGCGCCTACACGTGTCGCTGTATTGGACTTAGGAATTAAGAAAAACATCTTACGCAATTTTGATGCACGCCAGGTGTATGCAAAGGTATTTCCTGCCAAAACAACCTTCCAAGAGATGGAGGCATGGAACCCTGATGGTTATTTTATCTCTAATGGCCCTGGCGATCCGGCAGCCATAGTTTACGCTATCGAAACAATCAAGGAGATTGTTGAAGCAGAAAAACCGATGTTCGGTATATGTCTAGGACACCAGATGCTCGCTTTGGCAAATGGCATTCGTACACAAAAGATGCACAATGGGCATCGTGGAATCAACCATCCGGTAAAGAATATCATTTCTAACCGTTGCGAGATTACTTCGCAAAACCATGGTTTCAGCGTGGTGGCTGAAGATATTGAAAAGTCGGACAAAGTAGAGGTGACACATGTCAACCTAAACGATAACTCGATTGAAGGTATTCGGTTGAAAGGCAAGAAAGCTTTCTCGGTGCAATATCACCCAGAGTCTTCTCCAGGCCCGCATGATTCGCGCTACCTGTTCGATGACTTCATTGCTATGATCAAAGCATAA
- a CDS encoding YwbE family protein — MDGKTRANIKPGMLVNIVLKKDQRSGTLTEGIVKDLLTSAAFHHRGIKVRLQDGQIGRVQEIIEDDF, encoded by the coding sequence ATGGACGGAAAAACAAGAGCAAATATTAAACCGGGGATGTTGGTCAATATCGTATTAAAGAAAGATCAGCGTAGCGGAACCTTGACCGAAGGCATCGTGAAAGACCTCTTGACCTCGGCTGCCTTTCACCACCGTGGGATAAAGGTTCGTTTGCAGGATGGGCAGATTGGACGTGTACAGGAAATCATCGAAGACGATTTTTAA
- the rseP gene encoding RIP metalloprotease RseP has product MGTLVMIGQVVLGLSILIILHELGHFLAARAFGIKVEKFYLFFDAWGVKLFKFTYKDCEYGIGWLPLGGYVKISGMIDESMDTEQLKQEPQPWEFRSKPAWQRLIVMLGGIIVNVILGILIFWMMTFSYGENDIDNSKLQYGVVPGIIGKEIGIQPGDKILAVNGKPAIKFLGDVMSSEVLMGDAVLTIERDGNKQELKVPADILNAVAEHKKNEFVSPRHPLNSVKDVEKGSVAERMNILKGDSIIAVNGNTTRFYDEFSGALRNNIGKTVELSLIRQGQQLNVKGAIDSTAAIGVNLGAPQFPEIVQRYGFIESLPIGASKAFSVVTDNIKGFGKIFKGDVRADKAISGPVGIAKMFGTEVNWIKFWSLVGMLSMALAFMNLLPIPALDGGHVIFLIVEMIQGKPLSDNFLEKAQMIGFFILIALILFTLGNDIIKW; this is encoded by the coding sequence ATGGGAACATTAGTGATGATCGGGCAGGTGGTATTAGGCCTGTCAATTTTAATCATACTGCATGAATTGGGACACTTTCTAGCAGCGAGGGCTTTTGGTATCAAAGTAGAGAAGTTCTATCTTTTCTTCGATGCTTGGGGAGTAAAATTGTTCAAGTTTACCTATAAAGACTGTGAATACGGTATTGGATGGTTGCCCTTGGGTGGTTATGTGAAAATATCTGGAATGATCGATGAATCGATGGATACTGAACAGTTGAAACAGGAGCCCCAACCATGGGAGTTTCGTTCCAAACCCGCTTGGCAGCGCCTTATCGTGATGCTCGGAGGAATTATTGTTAACGTAATTCTTGGTATCCTTATCTTCTGGATGATGACCTTTAGTTACGGTGAGAATGATATCGACAACTCCAAGTTACAATATGGCGTGGTTCCCGGTATTATCGGTAAAGAAATCGGTATCCAACCCGGCGATAAAATCTTGGCCGTGAACGGCAAGCCCGCAATTAAGTTTTTGGGTGATGTGATGAGCTCAGAAGTACTGATGGGCGACGCCGTACTTACAATTGAGCGCGATGGAAATAAGCAGGAGCTTAAGGTTCCTGCGGATATCCTAAATGCCGTGGCAGAGCATAAGAAAAATGAATTTGTCAGTCCACGTCATCCCTTGAATAGCGTGAAGGATGTGGAAAAAGGATCGGTCGCCGAGCGGATGAATATCTTGAAGGGCGACAGTATTATTGCCGTGAATGGTAATACCACGCGCTTTTACGATGAATTCTCCGGTGCGCTGCGGAATAATATCGGAAAAACAGTGGAATTGTCATTGATTCGGCAAGGCCAGCAACTGAACGTAAAAGGAGCCATTGATTCGACTGCAGCTATAGGGGTAAACTTGGGCGCACCGCAGTTTCCAGAAATTGTGCAGCGATATGGCTTCATCGAGTCCTTACCGATAGGTGCTAGCAAAGCTTTCTCCGTGGTGACGGATAATATCAAAGGATTTGGTAAAATATTCAAAGGCGATGTGCGTGCCGACAAAGCTATTTCTGGTCCCGTAGGTATTGCCAAAATGTTTGGTACCGAGGTAAACTGGATTAAATTTTGGAGCCTAGTGGGCATGTTGTCCATGGCACTTGCCTTCATGAACTTGTTGCCGATTCCGGCATTGGATGGCGGGCATGTGATATTTTTGATCGTGGAGATGATCCAAGGAAAGCCGCTTAGCGATAACTTTTTGGAGAAGGCACAGATGATCGGTTTCTTTATACTTATCGCGCTTATTCTCTTTACTTTGGGTAACGATATTATTAAGTGGTAG